In Thermodesulfobacteriota bacterium, the genomic stretch TTGGACCATTCTTGGCGGTCTTCAGGTATCAGAGAAAGGAGATCTGGCAAACTGGAGGTCCCCAGGGGTGTTGAGCAGCATCGGCGGCGCGATGGATCTGGCAGTGGGTGCCAAGAACGTTATGGTTTGTATGATGCATTGCACCCCTAAAGGAGAATTTAAAATAGTTAAAGAATGTTCTTTCGATTTGACAGCAAAGGGGTGCGTCGATATAATCGTTACCGATATTGCGGTCATATATGTGACGGAAAAAGGTCTTTTACTGAGGGAGGTTGCTCCGGGATGGACGTCAGAGGATGTGCAGACTTTGACAGAGCCAAAGCTGATTATAAGTTCTGATCTTAAGGAGATTGACTTGTAGAAATCCTTGGGATACCAGGAGGTATTGAGAATGAGTACATGGGTTGACAGATCGTTGGGTGATATTCTTGATGACACAACCATGAAGTTTCCTGATAGGGAGGCAATAGTATTCAGGGATCAGAGGATAACCTACAGACAGTTTCAGGAAAAGGTTAATGTTCTTGCAAAAGGTCTTATAAATCTGGGTGTTAAAAGGGGAGACAAGGTAGTCCTGTGGATGAGCAACCAGCCGGAGTGGCTTTATACAAAATTTTCAATCTCCAAGATCGGCGCTGTGATGGTAGCCATAAACACCTGGTACAGGCTTTACGAGCTGGAGTATATCCTGAAGCAGTCGGATACAACCACAATAATAATGATGGATAGGTTTTTGAATAATGATTTTGTAGGGATGCTCACAGAGCTCTGCCCTGAGCTTGGCAGATGTGAGCCGGGAAAGCTGCAATCTGAAAAGTTCCCTCTTTTAACCAATGTAGTATCTTTTAGTAAGAAAAGCTATGATGGGATGTTTGATTTTCAAAAGATTACAGAATGGGGTAAAGACATCTCAGATAATAGATTAAGAGAGATTCAGTGTACAGTAAAACCAGGCGATATAGCGAATCTTCTCTACACCTCAGGTACAACTGCCTTTCCCAAGGGGGTACAGCTTAGCCACATAAACATAGGGAGAAATGGTTTTAATATTGGTAACCGTCAGGGGTTTACAGAAAAAGACCGGCTGTGGTTATCCGTCCCCCTGTTTTTTTCTTTTGCCTGCTGCAATGCAACACTAACCACCATAACCCATGGGGGCTGCATCGTTTTACAAGAGTCCTTTGATCCAGGGGAGGCATTAGCGTTGATGGACATAGAAAAATGTACTGTTTACTATGGTATGCCCAATATGAGCTTAGCGATACTCGATAACCCTGACTTAAGGAAATATAATACGAAGTCACTGAGAACTGGAGTAACCATAGGTGCGCCTGAGATTATTAGCAGGGTGATAGAAGAGCTTGGTCCGAAGGAGATATGCAATGCTTTCGGGCTTACCGAGACGGCTGCTGTATCATCAATTACCTCCTGTACTGATCCTCTGGAGACACGACTCCATAAAGTGGGCAAACCACTTCCCGGAGTCGAGATAAAAATTACAGACCCTGATACAGGGAAGGTTTTATCTGTTGGTAAAGAGGGAGAGATATGCATCAGGGGATACAATGTGACAAAGGGTTATTACAAAAAGCCCAAAGAGACATCCGATGCTATAGATAGTGAAGGATGGCTTCATTCGGGAGACCTGGGTATTCTGGATGAGGATGGCTACCTCAGCTTCAAAGGTCGGATTAAGGACATGTTGAAGAGTGGGGGTATAAATATATCCACATTGGAGGTTGAGGAGTTTTTGCATCGTCATCCGAAGGTAAGAGAAGCGCATATGATAGGTGTGCCTGACAAGATAAAGGATGAGGTTGGTTTAGTGTTTATAGAGTTGAAAGAGGGGGAGACGTGTACAGAGGAGGAGATAATCGGTTTCTGCAAAGGGAAGATAGCGAGTTTCAAGATTCCAAGATATGTAATATTTGGTAAGGACTTCCCCAGAACCGCTACCGGTAAGGTGCAGAAGTTTAAGTTGAAAGAGGTTGGGTTAAAGGAGCTAGAAAAGAAGTCGGGAAGCACTTAGAATTATTCTGTTATCAATATAAAGGAGGTTACTTCAGTATGAAGTATACACGCATCTATGCCGATTCAAGCGGCGAGTCTCATTTCGAGGATGTCGAAGTCGAGATCAAAGAGGTCAATTTTGCCCCTCCGGCACCGCCAGTAAATCTTTCCTCTTTTAACCCAGCTTCCCAGTACTGCTTTTTAGAAAGCCCAGCTGGCTGGTATGGTGATTGGCACCCAACACCACAGCGGCAGCTTTTCTTTTTTCTTTCGGGCGAAATAGAGATCGAAGTTAGCGACGGTGAAATACGCCAATTTGGACCAGGTAGCATCACATTTCAGGAGGACACGGTGGGCAAAGGTCATGCCAGCCGGGTTCTTGGTGATAACATTGCACGTATGGTGGCTGTGCAATTGCCTGATTCGGAACCTATCTGACCACATTCCCACAATTCATTCTCAGCAGTGAGGATTGTTAGCTTCTTACATTTTCACCTCAAGGGTTACCGAATTCATGAAAGGATCTCAAACGTAACGTGGCTTTACTGGAATTTAACGGGCTGACCAAACATTTCGGCGGTCTCATCGCTGTTAGTGGACTCGATCTTTCAATCGAGGGAGGAGAAATTTTTGGGTTGATTGGTCCAAATGGGGCAGGGAAAACTACATTTTTTAACCTCATAGGGGGGATCTATAAACCTACATCAGGAACTATAAAGTATAACGGTGAGGATATAACCGGACTCAAACCAAATAAGATAGCTCGAAAGGGAATTATCAGAACTTTTCAGCACACAACTCTTTTTAAAGAATATACTGTCCTAGAGAATGTAATATTCGGCTTTTACCTCCAATACAAAGCACATTTCTGGAGTTATATTCTTGGTACACCTCTATATAGACGGGAGGCGGATTTTTTCAAAGAAGAGGCAATGGGTATCCTCCAGTTGGCTGGTTTATATGGATTGGAAGACGAATATGCCAAAAACCTTTCCTATGGTCATCAGCGGGCTCTCGCTTTGGCAATAGCCCTGGCTGCAGAACCCAGGGTTCTGCTCTTAGATGAACCCGTAGCTGGCATGACTGCCGAAGAAATAGAGCTTATGTTGACGAGAATCAGAAAAATAAACAAGAATAAAGGAACAACTATTGTTTTAGTGGAACACAATATGCGGGCAATACTGAGTGTGTGTCACCGAATAGCGGTATTAAACTTTGGTAAAAAGATTGCAGAAGGTCCCCCTCTGGAAGTAGTTAATAATCAACTTGTTATAGAGGCTTATTTGGGAAGGTATAGAGATGCTGCTTCGAATTGAAAGTCTGAGCGTCCACTATGATGGGGCTGAAGCCCTCAGTGATGTTTCCCTTACAATTCCCAAAGGTTCAATTATAGCGCTTCTTGGAGCCAACGGAGCCGGTAAGACGACACTGCTAAGAACCATTTCAGGTCTGAAGTCACCTACTATGGGTAAAATATGGTTTCAAGACCATAGAATTGAAAACAACCCTCCAGAAGAAATCGTAAAACTTGGTATAGCCCATTGCCCTGAAGGCCGAAGAGTCTATCCATTTATGACAGTCCTGGAAAATCTACAAATGGGAGCCTATCTCCGGAGAGATCAATCGGAAATAAAAAGAGACCTCAAAATGATATATGAGAGATTTCCGGTACTTAAAGAACGAACCAGACAGAAGGCTGGCACTTTGAGCGGAGGGGAACAGCAAATGGTGGCTATAGCCCGTGCTTTAATGTCTAATCCTCGATTACTTCTTATGGACGAACCATCCCTTGGTCTTTCTCCAATTATGGTGATGGAAGTAGCTCGGATTATTGGTGAGATACAAAACACAGGCTTGAGTGTCTTACTGGTAGAGCAAAATGCTAGAATGGCTTTGGAAACGTCTAACTATGCTTATGTTTTGGAAAAAGGAAAGGTGCGTCTGGAAGGGCATTCAAAGGAAGTAGCCAACGATGACCATGTCAAAAAAGCATATTTAGGAATATAGTATAAACGAGCCTGTTCACCTGTCACAGAATCAATTGTAAATTTGACATACGGGTGAAGTCTTTATAAATAAACGGACATGAATATGCTGGAAGGAGGTGGTTCTCTACAATTTTTATCTGATGTTCTTCTGGAAACAATATTGACCTGATCTAAACATGTTGGCGTAAAAAGATTATGATGTCTTCAACAAACAAGTATAACTTAAATTAAAGAGAAGGAGGAAGTTATGAAGAAGAACGCATTGTTTTGGTTACTGGGTTTCCTGATAGCAGCTGTTATCTTGATCTGTCCGGCATCCAGAGGGTTATCCGAGGCGGCAGAGCCCCTGAAGCTTGGTAGCTATCTTGCTCTGTCAGGGCCGGGTGCGCCGTGGGGAGTGGCAGTAATGCGATGCGGTGAGATGCGTATTGAGGAGTACAACACGGCTGGTGGCATAACTATAGGTGGGAAAAAATACAAACTTGAGCTTATAACTTATGACCATAAATATACCTCTGCTGGAGGGCTGGAGGCGATTAATAAACTTATTTTTCAGGACAAGGTAAACTTCATAGCTACGACCTTTGGTACTGCCCCCAACCTTGCAGGACTATCTGTCAGCGAGCCTAACAAAGTGCTTCATTGCACCCTGGCTTCCGGAGCCGGGCTTCTCGGTCCTGACAAGCCATATTCTTTCAGGCTTCTTATGGGGGCTGCTGAATATATGCCTGCCCTTTATCGATGGCTGCACAGAGAGTACCCCAAAGCTAAGAAAGTTGCTGTTCTCAATCGGGATGATGCATGGGGAAAGGACTGTAACAAATATGGGCGCAAGGGTGCAGAGGCACAGGGGTTTAAGGTGGTATACGATGGCAATTTCCCCCTTGGAACCAAGGATTTCGCCCCGATACTGACTCGAATGATATCCGAAAAACCTGACATCGTTGAGACGACAGGTTGTCTGCTCGGCGAAGGGGTGCTGCTCCTGAAGCAGGCCAGGGAGCTAGGTTACACCGGTCCTCTGGTAACTAATCTGGCGACCGTTCCGGAGTTAGTCTTGAAAATGGCAGGGGCGGAAGCTGCAGAAGAAGCCATTTCTGCACTAACCATAATAACCGATGAAGAGGACCCTTCCGTGCCTCAAAAGGTTAAAGAACTGGCACGTAGGTATAGGGAAAAATACAATGAACCTTTAGCCGGTCTCGGTGTAAACGGATACGACTCGATAACAGTGGTCGTTGAAGCAATAAAGAAAGCAAATAGCCTGTATACAGCCAAGGTAGCAAAAGCTATGAAGGCGCTGCAACTTAATCTCCTCCAGGGACCTGCAAAATTTACAGGGGAGAAGACCTATGGTATAAAACACCAGCTTGTGCTTCCCATCCAGATTTCCCGCTGTCGTGGAGGGAAGTTTACACTGGTAGCCCTTGAGAAGCCCTAAAGATATCATGAAGCAAAATCTTGGGGAAGGGATTCTCCGTTCCCTTCCCCAAATTTTACGCTTTATCTGAGGACACACTGCAATGGAGATTCAGATTTTCATTCAGCTCATCTTAAATGGTATAATGATTGGAGCCACCTATGGTCTTATAGTTTCTGGGCTCACCCTGGTTTTCAGCATTATGCGCATCATCAACTTCGCCCACGGTGAACTCTACATGCTGGGTG encodes the following:
- a CDS encoding CoA-transferase, encoding MGDNDTRKGLLSKKRLDEKGIIARASKELKDGQYVNLGFGMPTLLSNMLPFPDKTLILQAETGLLNYGRMATKEEAEEAKYKYIDGSGMAVIPLPGLCIFNMEEGFDMIRSGKVDWTILGGLQVSEKGDLANWRSPGVLSSIGGAMDLAVGAKNVMVCMMHCTPKGEFKIVKECSFDLTAKGCVDIIVTDIAVIYVTEKGLLLREVAPGWTSEDVQTLTEPKLIISSDLKEIDL
- a CDS encoding ABC transporter substrate-binding protein produces the protein MKKNALFWLLGFLIAAVILICPASRGLSEAAEPLKLGSYLALSGPGAPWGVAVMRCGEMRIEEYNTAGGITIGGKKYKLELITYDHKYTSAGGLEAINKLIFQDKVNFIATTFGTAPNLAGLSVSEPNKVLHCTLASGAGLLGPDKPYSFRLLMGAAEYMPALYRWLHREYPKAKKVAVLNRDDAWGKDCNKYGRKGAEAQGFKVVYDGNFPLGTKDFAPILTRMISEKPDIVETTGCLLGEGVLLLKQARELGYTGPLVTNLATVPELVLKMAGAEAAEEAISALTIITDEEDPSVPQKVKELARRYREKYNEPLAGLGVNGYDSITVVVEAIKKANSLYTAKVAKAMKALQLNLLQGPAKFTGEKTYGIKHQLVLPIQISRCRGGKFTLVALEKP
- a CDS encoding ABC transporter ATP-binding protein, encoding MALLEFNGLTKHFGGLIAVSGLDLSIEGGEIFGLIGPNGAGKTTFFNLIGGIYKPTSGTIKYNGEDITGLKPNKIARKGIIRTFQHTTLFKEYTVLENVIFGFYLQYKAHFWSYILGTPLYRREADFFKEEAMGILQLAGLYGLEDEYAKNLSYGHQRALALAIALAAEPRVLLLDEPVAGMTAEEIELMLTRIRKINKNKGTTIVLVEHNMRAILSVCHRIAVLNFGKKIAEGPPLEVVNNQLVIEAYLGRYRDAASN
- a CDS encoding cupin domain-containing protein, whose translation is MKYTRIYADSSGESHFEDVEVEIKEVNFAPPAPPVNLSSFNPASQYCFLESPAGWYGDWHPTPQRQLFFFLSGEIEIEVSDGEIRQFGPGSITFQEDTVGKGHASRVLGDNIARMVAVQLPDSEPI
- a CDS encoding ABC transporter ATP-binding protein; amino-acid sequence: MLRIESLSVHYDGAEALSDVSLTIPKGSIIALLGANGAGKTTLLRTISGLKSPTMGKIWFQDHRIENNPPEEIVKLGIAHCPEGRRVYPFMTVLENLQMGAYLRRDQSEIKRDLKMIYERFPVLKERTRQKAGTLSGGEQQMVAIARALMSNPRLLLMDEPSLGLSPIMVMEVARIIGEIQNTGLSVLLVEQNARMALETSNYAYVLEKGKVRLEGHSKEVANDDHVKKAYLGI
- a CDS encoding AMP-binding protein: MSTWVDRSLGDILDDTTMKFPDREAIVFRDQRITYRQFQEKVNVLAKGLINLGVKRGDKVVLWMSNQPEWLYTKFSISKIGAVMVAINTWYRLYELEYILKQSDTTTIIMMDRFLNNDFVGMLTELCPELGRCEPGKLQSEKFPLLTNVVSFSKKSYDGMFDFQKITEWGKDISDNRLREIQCTVKPGDIANLLYTSGTTAFPKGVQLSHINIGRNGFNIGNRQGFTEKDRLWLSVPLFFSFACCNATLTTITHGGCIVLQESFDPGEALALMDIEKCTVYYGMPNMSLAILDNPDLRKYNTKSLRTGVTIGAPEIISRVIEELGPKEICNAFGLTETAAVSSITSCTDPLETRLHKVGKPLPGVEIKITDPDTGKVLSVGKEGEICIRGYNVTKGYYKKPKETSDAIDSEGWLHSGDLGILDEDGYLSFKGRIKDMLKSGGINISTLEVEEFLHRHPKVREAHMIGVPDKIKDEVGLVFIELKEGETCTEEEIIGFCKGKIASFKIPRYVIFGKDFPRTATGKVQKFKLKEVGLKELEKKSGST